One region of Phaeocystidibacter marisrubri genomic DNA includes:
- a CDS encoding RHS repeat domain-containing protein gives MRSTASIERCARSAELDEETGLAYYGARYYDNKISMWLSVDPLAMEGKNMSLTPYHFTSNNPVMRIDPDGLNDYFSEDGVFLGSDDSKDDGIRILSTEAWNTLSQEDEEGNEYIDKASGLSASLLASESDLSTDAILSIYQHYNPTDLLLADSKNITKGGFEFIPSFNGNDPYLRVHVETNSTLKLIDHSSEIISGLIHEKQHYSDYVEMGAVDYFRLPKNFREVRAYNSQTTHESWNNTRSEFQRNVLTNAVPFGFHLPIILPRKGVVFPEVELN, from the coding sequence GTGAGAAGCACTGCTTCGATCGAACGTTGCGCGCGAAGCGCTGAGCTGGATGAGGAGACTGGATTGGCGTATTACGGCGCGAGGTATTACGACAATAAGATTAGTATGTGGTTGAGTGTGGATCCGTTGGCGATGGAAGGGAAAAATATGAGTTTAACTCCATATCACTTCACTTCTAACAACCCGGTTATGAGAATTGACCCAGATGGGCTAAACGATTATTTTTCTGAAGATGGAGTTTTTTTGGGGTCAGACGATAGTAAGGATGATGGTATCCGAATCTTGTCGACTGAAGCTTGGAATACATTGTCCCAAGAGGATGAAGAAGGAAATGAGTATATTGATAAAGCTAGTGGGTTAAGTGCTTCACTTCTAGCATCGGAAAGTGACCTTTCAACTGATGCTATACTCTCCATTTATCAACACTATAATCCAACCGATCTATTATTAGCAGATTCAAAAAACATTACAAAAGGAGGATTTGAGTTTATTCCTAGTTTTAACGGTAATGATCCATATTTGAGAGTACATGTCGAAACGAATTCAACTTTAAAGCTGATTGATCACTCGAGTGAGATTATTAGTGGTCTCATCCATGAAAAGCAGCATTATTCTGATTATGTCGAAATGGGAGCGGTTGACTATTTTAGGCTACCGAAAAATTTCAGAGAGGTCAGAGCATATAATTCACAGACGACTCATGAATCATGGAATAATACTCGTTCGGAATTCCAAAGAAATGTTCTTACAAATGCAGTGCCTTTTGGATTTCATTTACCAATAATTTTACCTAGGAAAGGGGTGGTTTTTCCAGAAGTAGAATTAAACTAA
- a CDS encoding RHS repeat domain-containing protein, which yields MDGTDYNSATLFDYNTLETLYPEFVEDFNSTNKTGYSDPVNECCFFGDRYWYHPDYLGSVAMVTNDEGVVHQFFLTNAWGEELHTYNNANTSSFNSEYRFNDDGVRSAASIERCARSAELDEETGLAYYGARYYDNKISMWLSVDPLAMSEHNRTMSPYQFTDNNPINLVDPDGREIDFSRLLAWDKHLNRNVGNNILQDLQDLTGLNLEFDENGVLISKGEIEGVHYSEEARELLLGAINSTETVEVTRLKPEFDKTSKASLGGYGIFLLEEQITDFIKGTAGLDDRTMGYGMIFLHELDHTALGQGVEDEHGAFETGPVVDRMNKIRGQMSTEDNQWGQRLSYDMLSIGGNENVYFVPFSSSSKSAIERGGLPYTEYIRTHENYYR from the coding sequence GTGGATGGCACGGATTACAACAGTGCAACGCTATTCGATTACAACACCCTTGAAACCCTCTATCCAGAATTTGTAGAGGATTTTAATTCTACGAATAAAACGGGCTATAGCGACCCTGTCAATGAGTGTTGCTTCTTCGGCGATCGTTACTGGTACCACCCGGACTATCTAGGCAGCGTAGCAATGGTGACTAACGATGAAGGCGTGGTGCATCAGTTCTTTTTAACCAACGCTTGGGGCGAGGAGTTGCATACGTATAACAACGCCAATACTTCGAGTTTTAATTCGGAGTATAGGTTTAATGACGACGGAGTGAGAAGCGCTGCTTCGATCGAACGTTGCGCGCGAAGCGCTGAGCTGGATGAAGAAACAGGATTGGCGTATTACGGGGCGAGGTACTATGACAATAAGATAAGCATGTGGTTGAGTGTGGATCCGTTGGCGATGTCAGAGCATAACCGAACGATGTCACCATATCAATTCACAGATAACAATCCAATAAATTTGGTAGACCCAGATGGTAGGGAAATAGACTTCAGTAGATTATTAGCTTGGGATAAACATCTTAATAGAAATGTAGGCAATAACATCCTTCAAGACTTACAAGATTTAACAGGATTAAATTTGGAGTTTGATGAGAATGGTGTTCTAATCTCGAAAGGTGAAATTGAAGGGGTACACTACAGTGAAGAAGCTAGAGAATTATTGTTGGGAGCAATAAATTCTACTGAAACTGTTGAGGTTACTAGACTGAAACCTGAGTTTGATAAAACTTCAAAAGCAAGTCTGGGTGGATATGGAATATTTTTATTGGAAGAACAAATCACTGATTTCATAAAAGGTACGGCCGGGCTGGATGATAGAACAATGGGGTATGGTATGATATTTCTACACGAGCTTGATCATACAGCTTTAGGACAAGGTGTAGAAGATGAACATGGTGCTTTTGAAACTGGGCCTGTTGTTGACAGAATGAATAAAATACGAGGTCAGATGAGTACTGAAGACAATCAATGGGGACAGCGATTATCGTATGACATGTTGAGTATTGGTGGTAATGAAAACGTGTATTTTGTTCCATTTAGCAGCAGTTCAAAGTCAGCTATTGAGCGAGGGGGTCTTCCATATACTGAATACATCAGAACCCACGAAAATTATTACCGTTGA
- a CDS encoding RHS repeat protein, with translation MDDFNNRMKELGLVDGTDYNSATLFDYNTLKTLYPEFVEDFNSTNKTGYSDPVNECCFFGDRYWSHPDYLGGVATVTNDEGVVHQFFLTNAWGEELHTYNNANTSSFNSEYWFNDDGVRSAELDEETGLAYYGARYYDNKISMWLSVDRLAAKYPHSSPYAFSGNDPVTFVDPNGDSLMLSWRSGCWLLGNRETHTVMYDEGSLFNTDGSAYTGKVNGFLGDVTDALNTISGSDEGFKMIADLENSDNRFTIVKGESEFRESSEIGAHWIRTLKMYSLDLSLMAETDLVVQVESFHGTRVEEDCH, from the coding sequence ATGGATGATTTCAACAACCGAATGAAGGAGCTTGGGTTAGTGGATGGCACTGATTACAACAGTGCAACGCTATTCGATTACAACACCCTTAAAACCCTCTATCCAGAATTTGTAGAGGATTTCAACTCTACCAATAAAACAGGCTACAGCGATCCTGTCAATGAGTGTTGCTTCTTCGGCGATCGCTACTGGTCCCACCCGGACTATCTAGGCGGTGTAGCAACGGTAACTAACGATGAAGGCGTGGTGCATCAGTTCTTTTTAACCAACGCTTGGGGCGAGGAGTTGCATACGTATAACAACGCCAATACTTCGAGTTTTAATTCGGAGTATTGGTTTAATGACGACGGAGTGAGAAGCGCTGAGCTAGATGAGGAGACAGGATTGGCGTATTACGGGGCGAGATACTACGACAATAAGATCAGTATGTGGTTATCCGTAGATCGGCTTGCGGCAAAATACCCTCATAGTTCGCCGTATGCGTTTAGTGGGAATGATCCTGTAACTTTTGTTGATCCGAATGGGGATAGTTTGATGTTATCATGGAGATCTGGATGTTGGTTGCTCGGAAACCGTGAGACACATACTGTGATGTATGATGAAGGAAGTTTATTTAACACAGATGGATCAGCGTATACAGGGAAGGTCAACGGATTTCTTGGTGATGTTACGGATGCGCTGAATACTATTAGTGGATCAGATGAAGGCTTCAAGATGATAGCAGATTTAGAAAATTCGGATAATAGATTTACTATTGTGAAAGGCGAAAGTGAATTTCGTGAGAGTAGCGAAATAGGGGCGCATTGGATACGTACTCTGAAGATGTACAGTCTGGACTTATCACTCATGGCAGAGACGGATCTGGTGGTTCAGGTGGAATCATTCCATGGGACCCGAGTGGAAGAAGACTGCCACTAG
- a CDS encoding DUF5004 domain-containing protein — translation MKALKNIIAIALPILVMASCRPDQPTDPGPAYGAGGGVVGTWVQTGSTVYDLTLPVPESRDLTSYYAKTGNNWIVTFSEDGSYTIEQTGKGPNPFGTAGTWAFDTAYYPTEMMITPSGETGKTFTMLNAPRENDINFGLGFEVEKCGSPVSRYEFVFTRQQ, via the coding sequence ATGAAAGCACTTAAGAATATTATCGCCATTGCCCTACCCATCTTGGTAATGGCCTCTTGTCGACCAGACCAGCCTACCGATCCAGGTCCGGCTTATGGAGCTGGCGGTGGTGTAGTGGGAACATGGGTACAAACGGGAAGCACAGTCTACGACCTCACCCTTCCTGTTCCAGAGTCGAGAGACCTCACCAGCTACTATGCCAAAACAGGCAACAACTGGATTGTTACCTTCTCTGAAGATGGTAGTTATACCATTGAACAAACTGGAAAAGGACCAAATCCATTTGGAACCGCTGGAACATGGGCTTTTGACACCGCTTACTATCCAACTGAGATGATGATCACTCCGTCTGGAGAGACCGGTAAAACCTTTACAATGTTGAACGCTCCACGCGAGAACGACATCAACTTTGGATTAGGCTTTGAGGTTGAGAAATGTGGCTCTCCTGTTTCACGCTATGAATTTGTATTCACCCGTCAACAGTAA
- a CDS encoding RagB/SusD family nutrient uptake outer membrane protein, which translates to MKKQILHIAVIGTLLVGGTSCEDFLDVKPEGVLLEGEAISNQADIERVLNSIYDVTANVYNGRMQAWGTLLGDNVARPRTSTFMQEVYGRNTNIFNSDVSAVYLDAYRTVYRANWLIENIDLVDVEANRRREILDEARYLRALMHFELVRYFGQPYGYTTDNSHLGIVIKTRTERELIPRNTVAEVYDFVISELKDVTKRLPTSNGVYATKYAAQGTLADVYFQMNSFATAAAYADSVIESGSYSMINTFDRYESGTNTEIVFGGRSYPSTNDNRGGSFSGFYRWDNVANPNPEFTMSQDFYDLVASNPDDLRDSIWMAVLNENAPNQLVVQSKFNYDFMDVPIVHLTKLKLIRAEALAMTGSDLPTAIQDINDIRTRAYGGTTQNLDGSESVSEILTAVRYERRVELMCEGDRGHELKRLGVLGEINTIRGADWDCPGQVLQFPSVERSNVFVLNDEGGC; encoded by the coding sequence ATGAAAAAGCAGATCTTACACATCGCAGTGATCGGCACCCTGCTCGTAGGCGGGACTAGCTGTGAAGACTTTCTAGATGTCAAGCCAGAGGGAGTTCTACTCGAAGGCGAAGCCATCTCCAACCAAGCAGACATTGAGCGCGTACTCAATTCCATTTACGATGTAACAGCAAACGTTTACAACGGTAGAATGCAGGCTTGGGGAACCTTGTTGGGCGACAATGTTGCTCGTCCGCGCACCAGTACCTTTATGCAAGAGGTGTACGGTAGAAACACCAATATCTTCAACTCAGATGTAAGTGCCGTTTACCTCGATGCTTATCGTACGGTTTATCGCGCAAACTGGTTGATTGAAAACATCGACCTCGTTGACGTAGAAGCTAATCGCAGACGAGAAATCCTCGACGAAGCTCGCTACCTCCGTGCTTTGATGCACTTTGAATTGGTACGTTACTTTGGTCAGCCTTACGGATACACCACAGACAATAGTCACTTGGGAATCGTGATCAAAACGCGTACAGAGCGTGAGTTGATTCCACGCAATACCGTTGCTGAAGTTTACGACTTCGTGATTTCAGAATTGAAAGATGTAACCAAGCGTCTACCTACTTCAAACGGTGTTTACGCCACCAAGTATGCCGCACAAGGCACATTGGCAGATGTGTACTTCCAAATGAACAGCTTTGCGACCGCTGCAGCCTATGCAGATAGCGTTATTGAAAGTGGAAGCTATTCCATGATCAACACCTTTGATCGGTACGAATCAGGCACCAACACCGAAATCGTGTTTGGAGGAAGAAGTTACCCTTCTACCAACGACAACCGAGGAGGTTCTTTCAGCGGTTTCTACCGTTGGGATAATGTGGCAAACCCGAATCCAGAATTCACCATGTCACAAGACTTCTACGATCTTGTTGCATCTAACCCAGACGATCTTCGCGACAGCATTTGGATGGCAGTTTTAAACGAGAATGCTCCGAACCAGCTCGTTGTTCAGAGTAAATTCAACTACGATTTTATGGATGTACCAATTGTACACCTTACCAAGCTCAAGTTGATTCGTGCAGAAGCATTGGCTATGACGGGATCGGATCTTCCTACGGCGATTCAAGACATCAACGACATTCGTACAAGAGCGTACGGAGGTACCACACAAAACCTAGATGGCTCTGAATCCGTATCTGAGATCCTTACGGCGGTTCGCTACGAGCGTAGAGTGGAATTGATGTGCGAAGGAGACCGCGGACACGAACTCAAGCGTTTAGGCGTATTGGGAGAAATCAACACCATTCGTGGTGCAGATTGGGATTGTCCGGGTCAAGTTCTACAATTCCCATCAGTGGAGCGTTCCAATGTGTTTGTATTGAATGATGAAGGAGGTTGCTAA
- a CDS encoding SusC/RagA family TonB-linked outer membrane protein, whose protein sequence is MKQLYSAVLAVFFSLLATPLVAQTISGVVTDETNETLPSVAVVVQGTSVAVTSDFDGKYTITGLQPGDYVLEFQVLGYGKKEMPVTLAAGQNLTLNVQLNPETSELDEVVIVGYGVQRKRDVTGSIVKLDSRQLTDMPAPSFETAMQGKAPGVQVVTGSGIAGSGSVVRVRGIASISAGGDPLYVVDGIPITQDYFLKGNSGGMNNNPLASLNPEDIESIEILKDAAATAIYGSRGSNGVILITTKRGANTRPGEMVYEFNARIGVSQPTALPNMLNNEEYLQMFEEAWYNDQALYLTNPELFSSAPPAGSPVLPGGISLEDARKTNTNWVDEVTRLGIKQQYDFAVGQNEEQYNYRVGLTYDNNQSYLTKNDYSRLGVRANGDVNLSKRVRLGVTTSIMQGLNNRVDEGWSGGLGAAMSTALPIYPVYNPDGSYWSGGNNPVRLRELKDWQQRELRSINSLSLTYKATDALTFTATGSYDFMQLVEDIYEPQELLGSTHSGTAQRYPLQVRNWNMNATGTYMFSAADGHDFTVLLGTEFQERRQKNGNYFNPADSTYTNSVIDADGSFRSNPELLNDLELTYDNNPGSGNTFASFFGRVNYTIHDKYLLQGVVRTDASSNFGPENRWGVFPSLGAGWILSEESFLRNSKALSFLKLKMSYGISGNAAIPDNQWRATYGQNGSYNGEPITYQTIRENPTLKWEESNIFDAGLEFGFLNDRITGELAYYYKYTTDALLQVSLPRYQGFDTYWDNLGEILNTGVEFNITARPVVTNNFSWKIDFNIAYNYNEITSIGGYSEDAVSGGTNDTRVVVGAPVGTNFLVRYAGIDASNGRPMYYDKEGNITYDWTPDDRVAVGKVLPDAIGGITNSFRYHNWDLSFLFVYSIGGQVYDSSSKRQLGVVTDWNMRTEIYDRWTGPGDDDAAYPRLTRDPEVYGSNTPWINTDLWLHDADYIRLRNFTIGYNLPKATVEKWGLDRFRVSFIATNVFLITNYPGLDPEIARDFENATDRNMSVNVMFLTPPQERTFSLALNVNF, encoded by the coding sequence ATGAAGCAACTGTACTCCGCCGTATTGGCCGTGTTTTTCAGCTTGTTAGCCACACCGCTCGTCGCACAAACGATCTCTGGTGTTGTTACTGATGAGACCAATGAAACGCTGCCATCTGTGGCCGTTGTCGTGCAAGGCACGAGCGTTGCCGTCACCAGTGATTTCGACGGCAAATACACCATTACAGGTCTCCAACCGGGAGATTACGTCCTAGAATTCCAAGTTCTGGGATATGGTAAAAAAGAAATGCCAGTTACATTGGCAGCTGGACAAAACCTCACGTTGAACGTTCAACTTAACCCTGAAACGAGCGAGCTCGACGAGGTGGTAATTGTTGGTTACGGTGTTCAACGTAAAAGAGATGTTACGGGTTCCATCGTTAAACTCGATTCTCGACAGTTGACCGATATGCCAGCACCGAGTTTTGAGACGGCCATGCAAGGTAAAGCTCCAGGTGTGCAAGTGGTAACAGGATCAGGTATTGCTGGTTCAGGCTCCGTTGTACGCGTAAGGGGTATTGCATCTATTTCAGCGGGCGGTGATCCGCTTTACGTGGTAGATGGAATTCCTATCACACAAGATTATTTCCTCAAGGGGAACTCTGGGGGTATGAACAACAACCCTCTTGCCTCGCTCAATCCAGAAGATATCGAGAGTATCGAAATCCTCAAAGATGCGGCAGCCACTGCTATCTACGGTTCCAGAGGTTCTAACGGGGTAATTCTAATCACAACAAAGAGAGGAGCCAATACCCGTCCGGGTGAAATGGTATACGAGTTCAACGCTCGCATTGGCGTTTCGCAACCTACGGCTCTTCCTAACATGTTGAACAATGAAGAATACCTCCAAATGTTTGAGGAGGCTTGGTACAACGACCAAGCACTTTACTTGACAAATCCAGAGTTGTTCTCGTCCGCTCCTCCCGCAGGTAGTCCAGTTCTTCCAGGCGGTATTTCGCTTGAAGACGCTAGAAAAACTAACACCAATTGGGTAGATGAAGTAACCCGACTTGGCATCAAACAACAATATGATTTTGCCGTAGGTCAGAATGAAGAACAGTACAACTACCGCGTTGGCTTGACCTACGACAACAATCAGAGTTACTTGACAAAGAACGATTACAGCCGACTAGGTGTACGTGCCAACGGTGATGTGAACCTTTCGAAACGAGTACGCCTAGGTGTTACCACTTCCATTATGCAAGGTTTGAACAACCGCGTAGATGAGGGATGGTCCGGTGGCCTCGGTGCTGCAATGTCAACAGCCCTTCCTATCTATCCGGTTTACAATCCAGATGGATCTTACTGGAGCGGTGGAAACAACCCCGTTCGTCTCCGCGAATTGAAGGATTGGCAACAACGCGAACTTCGAAGCATCAACAGCTTGAGCCTTACCTATAAAGCCACTGACGCCCTTACATTCACGGCAACGGGTTCATACGACTTCATGCAATTGGTAGAAGACATCTACGAACCGCAAGAGCTTCTCGGCTCAACTCACTCTGGCACTGCTCAGCGCTATCCGCTTCAAGTGAGAAACTGGAACATGAATGCTACGGGTACTTACATGTTCAGTGCAGCAGATGGACACGATTTCACCGTTCTACTCGGTACAGAATTCCAAGAGCGCCGTCAGAAAAACGGGAACTACTTTAACCCAGCAGACAGCACCTACACCAACTCGGTTATTGACGCTGATGGGTCCTTCCGAAGCAACCCAGAGTTGCTAAATGATTTGGAATTGACCTACGACAACAACCCTGGTTCTGGCAACACCTTCGCGAGCTTCTTTGGTCGTGTGAACTATACCATCCACGACAAATACCTCTTGCAAGGGGTAGTTCGTACCGATGCTTCGTCGAACTTCGGTCCAGAAAACCGATGGGGTGTTTTCCCTTCATTGGGTGCCGGTTGGATTCTTTCAGAAGAGAGCTTCTTGAGAAACAGCAAGGCACTTAGCTTCTTGAAATTGAAAATGAGCTATGGTATCAGCGGTAACGCCGCTATTCCAGACAACCAGTGGCGAGCTACTTACGGACAGAATGGTAGCTACAACGGCGAGCCTATCACCTACCAAACCATCCGTGAGAATCCTACCCTAAAGTGGGAAGAGTCGAACATCTTTGACGCTGGTTTAGAATTCGGATTCTTGAATGATAGAATCACTGGTGAATTGGCGTACTACTACAAATACACAACCGATGCGCTTCTTCAAGTATCTCTTCCACGTTACCAAGGTTTCGATACCTACTGGGACAACTTAGGTGAGATCTTGAACACAGGGGTTGAATTCAACATCACAGCGCGTCCGGTGGTAACGAACAACTTCTCTTGGAAAATCGACTTCAACATTGCCTACAACTACAACGAAATCACCAGTATTGGCGGATACAGTGAAGACGCTGTTTCAGGCGGCACTAATGATACACGTGTAGTAGTTGGCGCTCCGGTGGGTACCAACTTCCTCGTTCGCTATGCGGGAATTGATGCTTCTAATGGTCGCCCGATGTATTACGACAAAGAAGGAAACATCACCTACGACTGGACTCCAGACGATCGTGTAGCCGTAGGTAAAGTACTTCCTGACGCGATTGGCGGTATCACCAACTCCTTCCGTTATCACAACTGGGATTTGAGTTTCTTGTTTGTATACAGCATTGGTGGTCAGGTTTACGACTCATCTTCTAAGCGCCAACTTGGAGTTGTAACCGACTGGAATATGCGCACAGAGATTTACGATCGTTGGACCGGGCCAGGCGACGATGACGCAGCATATCCACGTCTAACTCGCGATCCTGAAGTATACGGTTCTAACACACCTTGGATCAACACCGACCTATGGTTGCACGACGCAGATTACATCCGTCTTCGTAACTTCACTATCGGTTATAACCTTCCAAAAGCAACCGTTGAAAAATGGGGATTGGATCGTTTCCGTGTGAGCTTCATCGCAACCAATGTGTTCCTCATTACCAACTATCCTGGATTGGATCCTGAGATTGCACGTGACTTTGAAAACGCAACAGACCGCAACATGAGCGTAAACGTAATGTTCCTCACTCCTCCGCAGGAACGTACATTCAGTCTCGCTTTAAACGTTAACTTCTAA
- a CDS encoding carboxypeptidase-like regulatory domain-containing protein, producing MNRHVFLLLLSLMSFTGYAQIASVKGEALVKEGPFVDAVINGKVYLLYDGELTYSTRTDYDGKFEFPDVTPGEYMLVVDHVRYGISEEIKVVAKVGRITTVEVNMSPPADDMEIEE from the coding sequence ATGAATCGTCACGTCTTTTTACTACTTCTCTCTCTGATGAGTTTTACTGGATATGCTCAGATTGCTTCGGTAAAGGGAGAAGCACTAGTAAAAGAGGGTCCCTTTGTGGATGCGGTCATCAATGGCAAAGTGTATTTGCTCTATGACGGTGAATTGACGTACTCCACCCGAACTGATTACGATGGTAAATTTGAATTCCCAGACGTAACGCCAGGGGAATACATGCTAGTGGTGGACCACGTTCGGTATGGTATATCTGAAGAAATAAAGGTGGTGGCTAAAGTGGGTAGAATAACCACAGTGGAAGTGAATATGTCTCCACCTGCTGATGATATGGAAATAGAAGAGTAA